The genomic window GATTTATGAAAAGGATCATGAAAGGGCTAATGCTGGTAAAGAAATAGAGGGCGATATTGTAGCCTGGAATCGTTTTGAAATTCAGTGCCGCCGGGATCGGGCTCAAGCAATGGCTATATATTTGCTTAATAGTGAAGGGGATTACTGCAGAACACTATCTGGAGTGATTCGAAATTATATCAATTTTAGAGTTAAGCAGCCTACAATGCTTAGCAATAAATCGATGTGGCCATTGTGTAAGTGGTGGTCGAAGTATTTAGGAGATGTAGAAAAATTAAAACTAACCATGCAGGCACCGGATCGTACAATTGAGCGGACTAAAGGGTGGTTAGATAAACAGGTTGCTCCTGCCTTGGGAATGATGTTTTATGCATACGGATCCGATATGGATTTGATTGTAGATTTTTTGAATGATGGAATGGATAGAATGACACCAGAACAAATTCGTCTGGCTGATGAATACCGTGAAACGTTGGAACAGATCGCAGCTGACAGAGAATGGGACAAGCTTGCAGAAATGAATGCGTATTTGAATAGAACGGTTCGCGAAGCATCTTTTGAACAAAGAAAAATCGCCTACCCGGATATGGTAGACGACTTTAGCGAAGATAAAAATTGACTAAAGCAATTATATTATAATTGTGAATAAAAATAAATCCGCTGCAAACCGAAAACCATATTTTTCCTAGGACAGGTTGTAACATAGACCTGTCTTTTGTTACGCTCAAAAGAAAAAAAAGGATGAATATGGTACAAAAGAGGGATGTAATGGGTCGCAAGCGATTGCCCGAAGGAACTAGAAAAAAAGATCTAATTAAGACAATAATAGTAAAAGTCCCAATAGAGATATATATGGAAATTGAGAAAAAAGGCTTACCTTCCGACATTTTACGACAAGATGCGCTAAATAAATACAAAATTAGCGATTGCTAGATTTTGATTTTTTTTTTATGCTGTTAACAGAACAAATTTTCTCGCATGAGCGAATTTATGTTCGTATAAAAGGAGGAATAATACATATGTTAAATCCAACTATGGCCAAAGAGTTTTTGTTCAAAGGTTCGAACTCTGGCACATCCAGAAAATCCGGAAAGCCGTACTCCATGATCGAACTTCATGATGTCGCGAGTTTAGAAAACACAAATTTTTTCTTGGAACCTGATCAAGTTGTAAATACGGAAGGGATCAAGTTCAAAGACAAAGTGGAAGCTACGCTTGAAATGACAATTCAGAATGGTCGTCCTGGTTTCAAGCTGATTGCTTTAGCTAAAAAGTAATGGCGATCTATGAGGATACGCCGGAAAATGTACAAGACATGGATACGGCTGCCGACCCATCTGTACAACCTGCGCCAGAAGTTATGGTCACGCCCGATC from Paenibacillus sp. 1781tsa1 includes these protein-coding regions:
- a CDS encoding replication initiation factor domain-containing protein, which encodes IYEKDHERANAGKEIEGDIVAWNRFEIQCRRDRAQAMAIYLLNSEGDYCRTLSGVIRNYINFRVKQPTMLSNKSMWPLCKWWSKYLGDVEKLKLTMQAPDRTIERTKGWLDKQVAPALGMMFYAYGSDMDLIVDFLNDGMDRMTPEQIRLADEYRETLEQIAADREWDKLAEMNAYLNRTVREASFEQRKIAYPDMVDDFSEDKN